From Magnolia sinica isolate HGM2019 chromosome 13, MsV1, whole genome shotgun sequence, one genomic window encodes:
- the LOC131224260 gene encoding cysteine-tryptophan domain-containing zinc finger protein 7-like has product MVKMLSSVGRRKSKTAFGFDIAFSYIDQRLQDVLGHFQKDFDRGISAENLGPKFGQYGSFLPMLLRNPLTQSQHKSVTSVQSSNIPQLLKKFENTHSTTTNNTTLHACDKKALKIRIKIGVGKAPKSNCVGHRNLDFNNCLSSSFESTVENKDGNHEPLSSMVQAKALLVIPENSTLSPIPDSLCLEEKGSPATRS; this is encoded by the exons ATGGTGAAGATGCTTTCGTCTGTAGGTAGAAGAAAAAGCAAGACTGCCTTCGGTTTTGACATTGCCTTTTCTTACATT GATCAAAGGCTTCAAgatgttttgggccatttccagAAGGATTTCGATAGAGGGATTTCTGCAGAGAATCTGG GGCCAAAATTTGGCCAATATGGATCATTTTTACCAATGCTTCTACGGAATCCTCTTACGCAATCACAACATAAGAGTGTTACAAGTGTACAGAGTAGCAATATTCCCCAATTGCTCAAGAAATTTGag AATACGCACTCGACCACCACAAACAATACTACCCTACATGCATGTGACAAAAAGGCACTAAAAATTCGCATTAAAATTGGCGTTGGCAAAGCACCCAAAAGCAATTGTGTGGGTCATCGTAATTTGGATTTTAATAACTGCTTGTCATCTTCATTTGAGAGTACCGTGGAAAATAAAGATGGAAACCATGAACCGCTCTCTTCAATGGTGCAG GCTAAGGCATTGTTAGTAATTCCTGAGAATTCTACACTTTCACCCATTCCCGATTCTTTGTGCTTAGAAGAGAAGGGCAGCCCTGCTACAAGGAGTTAG